One Dietzia sp. JS16-p6b genomic window carries:
- a CDS encoding ABC transporter permease, producing MNLLKSEWIKATTTKSAYWLYGLGVVLAVGLAAIIGQFEQTSSGEPVAGAPGGGSDPLFAILGVSAFTVILAWIAAIVAVTGEYRFHTNKATFLATPSRWPAIVAKTVLFTVLSMVVTAVAVVIAMLVAGALSGLDSWTPFSGDGLRYLVRFPVYAALGTLAVMGLAHIMRNAAGTISLFLVWTLALEGMVSLIPRVGQDIAAWMPFANGDYWTQGESVRGFITWGEWPAFAWYAGVCVALWALGLVITLRRDA from the coding sequence ATGAACCTGTTGAAGTCCGAGTGGATCAAGGCCACCACCACCAAGAGCGCCTACTGGCTCTACGGGCTGGGAGTCGTGCTCGCCGTCGGCCTCGCCGCGATCATCGGCCAGTTCGAGCAGACCTCGTCCGGGGAGCCGGTGGCCGGGGCGCCCGGCGGCGGAAGCGACCCGCTGTTCGCGATACTGGGGGTCAGCGCGTTCACGGTGATCCTGGCGTGGATCGCCGCGATCGTCGCCGTGACCGGCGAGTACCGGTTCCACACGAACAAGGCCACGTTCCTGGCCACGCCGTCGCGGTGGCCTGCCATAGTGGCCAAGACGGTGCTGTTCACGGTGCTGTCCATGGTCGTGACCGCGGTCGCTGTGGTGATCGCGATGCTGGTGGCGGGCGCACTGTCCGGACTGGACTCGTGGACCCCGTTCTCCGGCGACGGCCTGAGATACCTCGTGCGGTTCCCCGTCTACGCCGCACTGGGCACCCTCGCCGTGATGGGCCTGGCGCACATCATGCGCAACGCCGCCGGCACCATCTCGTTGTTCCTGGTGTGGACGCTGGCCCTCGAGGGCATGGTCTCGCTGATCCCCCGGGTGGGGCAGGACATCGCCGCCTGGATGCCGTTCGCCAACGGCGACTACTGGACCCAGGGCGAGTCCGTCCGCGGGTTCATCACGTGGGGCGAATGGCCGGCCTTCGCCTGGTACGCCGGGGTCTGCGTGGCGTTGTGGGCGCTGGGCCTCGTCATCACCCTGCGCCGCGACGCCTGA
- a CDS encoding ABC transporter ATP-binding protein, with amino-acid sequence MIEVRNLTKRFGAATAVEDLSFVVRPGVVTGFLGPNGAGKSTTMRMIVGLDTPTSGEALINGQPYRRLADPIRTVGCLLDASWTHANRSARSHLRMIAAAGGLPDSRVDEVLSLVGLTEVAGRKVGGYSLGMRQRLGLATAMLGDPEVLLFDEPVNGLDPEGILWIRRFMHARAAEGRTVLVSSHLLSEMAQTAQDLVVIGRGVLRAQTSVEEFLSAARSSVLLRTPHVEEFTAAAREEGINATFDPAEGVFLIEGLPAPRVGDLAASLGITVHELHEKRASLEEAFMALTDQDVEYHGQETTR; translated from the coding sequence ATGATCGAGGTACGCAATCTCACCAAACGCTTCGGCGCCGCTACGGCGGTCGAGGACCTCAGCTTCGTGGTGCGGCCTGGCGTCGTCACCGGATTCCTCGGCCCGAACGGTGCCGGGAAGTCCACCACGATGAGGATGATCGTCGGTCTGGACACCCCCACGTCGGGTGAGGCGCTGATCAACGGCCAGCCGTACCGGAGGCTCGCGGATCCCATCCGCACCGTCGGGTGCCTGCTCGACGCGTCGTGGACCCACGCCAACCGGTCCGCGCGATCGCACCTGAGGATGATCGCCGCCGCGGGCGGACTGCCCGACAGTCGCGTCGACGAGGTGCTGTCACTGGTCGGCCTGACCGAGGTGGCCGGCCGCAAGGTGGGTGGCTACTCCCTGGGCATGCGGCAACGGCTCGGTCTGGCCACCGCCATGCTCGGCGATCCCGAGGTGTTGCTGTTCGACGAACCGGTCAACGGACTCGACCCCGAGGGAATCCTCTGGATCCGCCGTTTCATGCACGCCCGGGCCGCCGAGGGCCGGACGGTGCTCGTCTCTAGCCATCTGTTGTCGGAGATGGCTCAGACGGCCCAGGATCTCGTCGTCATCGGCCGGGGGGTCCTCCGCGCCCAGACGTCCGTCGAGGAGTTCCTCTCCGCCGCGCGGTCATCGGTCCTGCTCCGGACGCCGCACGTCGAGGAGTTCACGGCCGCGGCCCGGGAGGAGGGGATCAACGCCACCTTCGACCCCGCGGAGGGGGTGTTCCTCATCGAGGGGCTGCCGGCACCCCGGGTCGGTGACCTCGCCGCGAGCCTGGGGATCACCGTCCACGAACTGCACGAGAAGCGGGCGTCGCTCGAGGAGGCCTTCATGGCGCTCACCGACCAGGACGTCGAGTACCACGGTCAGGAGACCACCCGATGA
- a CDS encoding DUF1707 domain-containing protein: MDDARDDHGPELPSIRASDHEREATARFLQQSYSEGRLTLAEFDERTTKAYGALFQSDLAELTRDLSPARGDGGSRPGVHHDEAPARRVTGGTGPSSSLAFMGGCERKGAWTVPAEHTAFAVMGGVELDLRQASLQAHETTIRAFAIMGGVEIYVPDDIHVVVEGLGLMGGFGEEAGRWKPDPRPVRQASPGAPVVRVTGLALMGGVEVRRVPRTR, from the coding sequence ATGGACGACGCGCGAGACGATCACGGCCCTGAACTCCCGTCGATCCGCGCCTCGGACCACGAGCGGGAGGCGACGGCGAGATTCCTCCAGCAGTCCTACTCGGAGGGGCGGTTGACCCTGGCGGAGTTCGACGAGCGCACCACCAAGGCGTACGGGGCACTGTTCCAGTCCGACCTGGCCGAGCTCACCCGCGACCTCTCCCCCGCCCGCGGCGACGGCGGGTCCCGGCCCGGGGTCCATCACGATGAGGCGCCCGCGAGGAGGGTCACCGGTGGAACCGGTCCGTCGTCGTCACTGGCGTTCATGGGCGGATGCGAACGCAAGGGCGCGTGGACGGTTCCCGCCGAGCACACGGCGTTCGCCGTGATGGGCGGGGTCGAACTGGACCTACGCCAGGCCTCTCTGCAGGCGCACGAGACCACGATCCGCGCGTTCGCGATCATGGGCGGGGTCGAGATCTACGTGCCGGACGACATCCACGTCGTGGTCGAGGGCCTCGGTCTGATGGGCGGATTCGGCGAGGAGGCCGGCAGGTGGAAGCCCGACCCCCGCCCGGTGCGGCAGGCCTCTCCGGGCGCCCCGGTCGTGCGGGTCACGGGGCTCGCGCTCATGGGCGGCGTGGAGGTGCGCAGGGTTCCCCGGACCCGCTGA
- a CDS encoding thiazole synthase, which yields MLDSPLVIAGEELGSRLIMGTGGAGNQEVLRESLIASGTALTTVSIRKVDLRLGSDGLGLLGLLRELGIRPLPNTAGCRGAAEAVKTARLAREALGTDWVKLEVIADERTLLPDALELVEAAEDLVDDGFVVLPYTTDDPVLARRLEDVGCAAVMPLGAPIGTGLGICNPHNLEMIVERAGVPVICDAGLGTASDAALAMELGCDGVLLATAVTRAEDPPLMAAAMREAVRAGHAARAAGRIPKRFWAQASSPPVD from the coding sequence GTGTTGGACTCGCCGCTGGTCATCGCCGGTGAGGAGCTGGGGTCCCGCCTCATCATGGGCACCGGCGGGGCCGGCAACCAGGAGGTCCTGAGGGAGTCCCTGATCGCCTCCGGGACGGCCCTGACCACCGTGTCCATCCGCAAGGTCGACCTGCGACTGGGGTCCGACGGGCTCGGGCTGCTCGGACTGCTGCGCGAACTCGGCATCCGGCCACTGCCCAACACCGCCGGCTGCCGGGGTGCCGCCGAGGCGGTCAAGACCGCGCGGCTCGCCCGCGAGGCGCTCGGAACCGACTGGGTCAAGCTCGAGGTGATCGCCGACGAGCGAACCCTCCTGCCCGACGCCCTGGAACTGGTGGAGGCCGCGGAGGACCTGGTCGACGACGGGTTCGTCGTCCTGCCCTACACCACGGACGACCCGGTGTTGGCGCGTCGTCTCGAGGACGTGGGATGTGCGGCCGTCATGCCGTTGGGCGCCCCCATCGGCACCGGCCTGGGGATCTGCAACCCGCACAACCTGGAGATGATCGTCGAACGCGCCGGAGTGCCGGTGATCTGCGACGCCGGGCTCGGCACCGCCTCGGACGCGGCACTGGCGATGGAACTGGGCTGCGACGGTGTCCTCCTGGCCACCGCCGTGACCCGCGCCGAGGACCCGCCGCTCATGGCGGCCGCGATGCGGGAGGCCGTCCGCGCAGGCCACGCCGCCCGCGCCGCCGGACGCATCCCCAAGAGGTTCTGGGCGCAGGCGTCGAGTCCGCCGGTGGACTGA
- the thiS gene encoding sulfur carrier protein ThiS, producing the protein MIVTVNGEDRTLADGATVRALVTELDLPDEGVAVAVDGVVVPSSGWDRVALGAGAEVDVLTAVQGG; encoded by the coding sequence ATGATCGTCACCGTGAACGGCGAGGACCGCACACTCGCCGACGGCGCGACCGTCCGCGCGCTCGTCACCGAACTCGACCTCCCCGACGAGGGGGTGGCCGTGGCGGTCGACGGCGTGGTGGTCCCCAGCTCGGGCTGGGACCGGGTCGCACTGGGCGCGGGCGCGGAGGTGGACGTCCTCACGGCGGTCCAGGGTGGCTGA
- a CDS encoding FAD-dependent oxidoreductase, translating to MTPDTGPPVPSIGTRRLVVIGGSVIGLACAWSAARTRLVAEVVIHEPDDSGPDGVPSSAAAWVAGGMLAPFSEAWPGEEAVFALGVDSLRRWPEMLSALEPHVPPGPPLRTATRTHMLAVDEADARDLDMAMDWAARQPDPAPDGPAPRPGSASYPGRGITDADLRRVTRRELREAEPSLARVARAAYRMDSEGAVDNRVLLAALARACRAEGVRWVRSAVTSIDDVDADRIVLAAGSGSADLAGLPVRPVKGEVLRLRTRPGCEDPPRGVVRAFVRGRPLYLVPRDGGLVVGATQYEHGDDRQVTVAGVRDLLADAETIFPGIGEYELAEATAGLRPMSPDNLPFLGADPADPRLIHATGHGRNGIALTPVTAATVSALVRGESVPRAAHAAVPGRFARG from the coding sequence GTGACTCCCGATACCGGACCTCCCGTCCCGAGCATCGGCACCCGTCGCCTCGTCGTGATCGGCGGTTCGGTGATCGGGCTGGCCTGCGCGTGGTCGGCCGCCAGGACCAGGCTGGTCGCGGAGGTGGTGATCCACGAGCCTGACGACTCCGGCCCCGACGGGGTGCCCTCCTCTGCCGCGGCGTGGGTGGCCGGCGGCATGCTCGCCCCGTTCAGCGAGGCCTGGCCGGGGGAGGAGGCGGTGTTCGCCCTCGGAGTGGACTCGCTCCGTCGCTGGCCGGAGATGCTCAGCGCCCTGGAACCCCACGTCCCGCCCGGCCCTCCCCTCCGGACCGCCACCCGCACCCACATGCTGGCCGTGGACGAGGCCGACGCCCGGGACCTCGACATGGCCATGGACTGGGCCGCCCGTCAGCCGGACCCCGCTCCTGACGGCCCCGCCCCGCGTCCGGGTTCCGCCTCGTATCCGGGCCGCGGTATCACCGATGCCGACCTGCGCCGGGTCACCCGGCGGGAGCTGCGGGAGGCGGAACCGTCCCTGGCCCGCGTCGCCCGCGCCGCCTATCGGATGGACTCCGAGGGGGCCGTCGACAACCGCGTCCTGCTGGCCGCCCTGGCCCGCGCCTGCCGCGCCGAGGGCGTGAGGTGGGTGCGCAGCGCGGTGACCTCGATCGACGACGTCGACGCGGACCGCATCGTCCTGGCCGCGGGTTCCGGGTCCGCCGACCTGGCGGGACTGCCGGTGCGCCCGGTCAAGGGTGAAGTGCTCCGGCTGCGCACCCGGCCCGGCTGTGAGGACCCGCCCCGAGGGGTGGTGCGGGCGTTCGTCCGCGGGCGGCCGCTCTACCTGGTCCCACGCGACGGCGGCCTGGTCGTGGGCGCCACTCAGTACGAACACGGCGACGACCGGCAGGTCACCGTCGCCGGGGTCCGCGACCTGCTCGCCGACGCCGAGACGATCTTCCCCGGCATCGGCGAGTACGAGTTGGCCGAGGCGACCGCCGGGCTCCGGCCGATGTCGCCGGACAACCTGCCGTTCCTCGGCGCCGACCCCGCGGACCCGCGCCTCATCCACGCCACCGGGCACGGCCGCAACGGCATCGCGCTCACCCCGGTGACCGCCGCGACGGTCTCTGCGCTCGTGCGGGGCGAGTCGGTTCCCCGGGCTGCGCACGCCGCCGTGCCGGGCCGGTTCGCTCGCGGATGA
- the thiE gene encoding thiamine phosphate synthase, protein MTARADRLRSRLADARLYLCIDARRHLDEQARAQGWSGDFPALRRDVAAALAGGVDIVQLRDKNSPGERDGGPLEAAHELRALAVMREACDSHEALLAVNDRADVAAASGADVLHLGQDDLPVEWARRVAGEDVVIGLSCHAPGEVDAAAGNPLVDYFCTGPVWPTPTKPGRHAPGLDLVRHAAARGARPRGTPWFAIGGIDRRNLTEVLAAGARRVVVVRAITEAADPTAAARALRAELR, encoded by the coding sequence ATGACCGCCCGCGCCGATCGACTCCGCTCCCGCCTCGCAGATGCCCGGCTCTACCTCTGCATCGACGCGCGACGACACCTCGACGAGCAGGCGCGCGCGCAGGGGTGGTCCGGCGACTTTCCAGCGCTGCGTAGGGACGTCGCCGCAGCGCTGGCCGGAGGTGTGGACATCGTGCAGCTCCGGGACAAGAACTCTCCCGGCGAGCGCGACGGCGGGCCGCTGGAGGCCGCGCACGAACTGCGGGCCCTGGCGGTGATGCGCGAGGCGTGCGACTCGCACGAGGCGCTGCTGGCGGTCAACGACCGGGCCGACGTGGCGGCGGCGTCGGGGGCGGACGTGCTGCACCTGGGGCAGGACGACCTGCCCGTGGAGTGGGCGCGCCGCGTGGCCGGAGAGGACGTGGTGATCGGCCTGTCGTGCCACGCCCCGGGAGAGGTCGACGCGGCGGCCGGCAACCCACTCGTGGACTACTTCTGCACCGGTCCTGTGTGGCCCACCCCGACCAAACCCGGCCGCCATGCCCCGGGCCTGGACCTGGTGAGGCACGCGGCCGCGCGAGGAGCCCGCCCCCGCGGCACGCCCTGGTTCGCCATCGGCGGGATCGACCGCCGGAACCTGACCGAGGTACTGGCAGCGGGAGCGCGACGGGTGGTGGTGGTCCGCGCGATCACCGAGGCGGCCGACCCCACTGCGGCGGCGCGCGCGCTCCGCGCCGAACTGCGCTGA
- a CDS encoding alkaline phosphatase D family protein, producing the protein MNQPPTPPEILVGPMLRYVDSTDATVWLEVSAPCTVTIRAGDSEASERSWGVHGHHFAVLHLRDLEPGARTPYQVALDGAAAWPVEPERPSVIRTPRADDTVRLAFGSCRRGESQTPVALRRIGADALVALAHQMARTPHADWPDAMLLLGDQVYADIPSREITERLAARRSAGQGPRSVRDSAGDGGDRDVSGEICDFEEYSWLYHESWRDPDVRWLLSTVPSCMILDDHDLRDDWNSSYAWRREMTAQPWWPERVKGAFASYFVYQHLGNLAPWELEADAVYQAVRAAGSDAEREGILDDFALSADADRDTARWSFRRDFGRVRVVMLDVRASRRLDPGDRRVMDPREWEWAREACLAAEVDHLVIASSLPAFMLPALHHLEGWNEAVSRDRPDKPLSARIGEWVRLTVDLEHWAAFRHSFDDLIGLLTEVAAGDHGRPPASILMLGGDVHCSYLEEVQLTAPRVRDSPTRVHQLVMSPFRNPLQKSIRMVNRISVRNPAPALTRRLADAVGVRDPQVRWDVTDGVWFHNGVMTLVLRGRRATVKVEHAHVEWPARGLGRVLTLVPGLAPDSWGRRGRRRRGGDDLEAKPRQVLRRTLTKELTD; encoded by the coding sequence ATGAACCAGCCCCCCACGCCGCCCGAGATCCTGGTCGGACCCATGCTGCGGTACGTCGACAGCACGGACGCGACGGTGTGGCTCGAGGTGTCCGCGCCGTGCACGGTGACGATCCGGGCCGGGGACAGCGAGGCCTCCGAGCGATCGTGGGGAGTCCACGGCCACCACTTCGCGGTGCTGCACCTGCGTGATCTCGAGCCGGGGGCCCGGACGCCGTACCAGGTGGCGCTCGACGGCGCGGCCGCCTGGCCCGTGGAACCGGAGCGCCCCAGCGTCATCCGCACCCCGAGGGCCGATGACACCGTCCGCCTGGCCTTCGGGTCCTGTCGACGTGGTGAGAGCCAGACCCCGGTGGCGTTGCGCCGGATCGGGGCCGACGCGCTGGTCGCGCTGGCGCACCAAATGGCCCGCACGCCGCACGCCGACTGGCCCGATGCCATGCTGCTGCTCGGCGACCAGGTGTACGCCGACATCCCCAGCCGCGAGATCACCGAGCGGCTGGCCGCCCGTCGCAGTGCCGGCCAGGGGCCGCGGTCGGTGCGCGACTCCGCCGGGGACGGCGGTGACCGGGACGTGTCCGGGGAGATCTGTGACTTCGAGGAGTACTCCTGGCTGTACCACGAGTCGTGGCGGGATCCGGATGTCCGCTGGCTGCTCTCGACCGTGCCCAGCTGCATGATCCTCGACGACCACGATCTTCGCGACGACTGGAACTCCTCGTACGCGTGGCGCCGGGAGATGACGGCCCAGCCGTGGTGGCCTGAGCGCGTGAAGGGGGCTTTCGCCAGCTACTTCGTCTACCAGCACCTGGGCAATCTCGCGCCGTGGGAGCTGGAGGCCGACGCGGTGTACCAGGCGGTGCGGGCTGCGGGATCCGATGCCGAACGCGAGGGGATCCTCGACGATTTCGCCCTGTCCGCCGACGCCGACCGCGACACCGCGCGGTGGAGCTTCCGCCGCGACTTCGGGCGGGTGCGGGTGGTGATGCTCGACGTGCGCGCCTCTCGTCGGTTGGACCCCGGTGACCGACGAGTGATGGATCCCCGGGAGTGGGAGTGGGCGCGGGAGGCGTGCCTGGCGGCCGAGGTCGACCACCTGGTGATCGCGTCGTCCCTGCCCGCCTTCATGCTGCCGGCACTGCACCATCTCGAGGGGTGGAACGAGGCGGTGAGCCGCGACCGGCCGGACAAGCCGCTGTCCGCCCGGATCGGTGAGTGGGTGCGCCTGACAGTCGACCTCGAACACTGGGCGGCGTTCCGGCACAGTTTCGACGACCTGATCGGGTTGCTCACCGAGGTCGCGGCCGGGGATCACGGCCGGCCGCCCGCGTCGATCCTCATGCTGGGCGGGGATGTCCACTGCTCGTACCTCGAGGAGGTCCAGCTCACCGCGCCCCGGGTGCGCGACTCGCCCACCAGGGTCCACCAACTGGTCATGTCGCCGTTCCGCAATCCTCTACAGAAGTCGATCCGGATGGTCAACCGGATCTCGGTCCGGAATCCCGCGCCCGCACTGACCCGCCGGCTCGCCGATGCTGTGGGGGTGCGCGATCCACAGGTCAGGTGGGACGTCACCGACGGCGTCTGGTTCCACAACGGGGTCATGACCCTGGTGCTGCGCGGTCGCCGCGCCACCGTCAAGGTGGAGCATGCACACGTGGAATGGCCCGCACGCGGACTGGGGAGGGTGCTCACGCTCGTGCCCGGCCTGGCGCCGGACTCCTGGGGCCGGAGAGGGCGACGACGACGAGGTGGGGACGACCTCGAGGCCAAACCCCGTCAGGTTCTGCGCAGAACACTCACCAAGGAACTCACGGACTGA
- a CDS encoding NUDIX domain-containing protein: MATSEGDGNGWVVSAAGDRRWGRFGAAGLLLRAADPTDPDTPLVLLQHRAVWTASGDTWALPGGARDSSEDASQAALRETQEEAEIRPADVVVRAVRVTSRMPGTVWHRPGLDMRHVSEMMRRLRPDQKHSDDPAVRARTIPPLVQESTDAVEWTYTTVVADAPRALETVPNNESLELRWVPETRVAELPLMPAFAQAWANGLRSRPVELVVDVANVLGSRPDGWWRDRAGATARLLAELSTTMPRTVELPDGFGWVARAHAVIEGAARRAEHSGPFVVHRASGSGDDAIVDLATDLATDPAPGRHADLDTGAAAAPAGGGTGGAEPGGSRRVVVVTADRGLRARLPQGVVAVGPRVLLD, encoded by the coding sequence GTGGCCACGAGTGAGGGTGACGGGAACGGCTGGGTCGTGTCCGCGGCCGGTGACCGACGGTGGGGGCGCTTCGGCGCCGCGGGCCTGCTCCTGCGCGCAGCCGATCCGACCGATCCGGACACCCCGCTCGTGCTGCTGCAACACCGCGCGGTGTGGACGGCCTCCGGCGACACCTGGGCGTTGCCCGGCGGAGCGCGTGACTCCTCGGAGGACGCGTCGCAGGCGGCCCTGCGGGAGACGCAGGAGGAGGCCGAGATCAGGCCCGCCGACGTGGTGGTCCGAGCCGTGCGGGTGACGTCGCGGATGCCCGGTACGGTGTGGCACCGGCCCGGACTGGACATGCGCCACGTGTCCGAGATGATGCGTCGCCTGCGGCCCGACCAGAAGCACTCGGACGACCCGGCGGTCCGCGCCCGGACGATCCCGCCACTGGTGCAGGAGTCGACTGACGCGGTGGAGTGGACCTACACGACCGTGGTCGCCGACGCCCCGCGCGCGCTGGAGACGGTGCCGAACAACGAGAGTCTGGAACTGCGGTGGGTGCCCGAGACCCGTGTCGCCGAGCTGCCGCTGATGCCCGCGTTCGCCCAGGCCTGGGCGAACGGGCTCCGCTCCCGGCCGGTGGAACTCGTGGTGGACGTGGCCAACGTCCTGGGCTCCAGGCCGGACGGGTGGTGGAGGGACCGGGCCGGCGCCACCGCGCGTCTGCTCGCAGAACTGAGTACGACCATGCCGCGGACGGTCGAGCTGCCCGACGGGTTCGGGTGGGTGGCCCGCGCACACGCCGTGATCGAGGGGGCCGCCAGACGGGCCGAGCACTCCGGTCCGTTCGTCGTCCACCGGGCGTCCGGCTCAGGCGACGACGCGATCGTCGACCTGGCCACTGATCTCGCCACGGATCCCGCCCCAGGCCGTCATGCAGATCTCGATACAGGGGCCGCTGCCGCGCCCGCCGGCGGGGGGACGGGTGGGGCTGAGCCGGGCGGGTCCCGCCGGGTGGTCGTGGTGACGGCCGACCGGGGGCTGCGGGCCAGACTGCCGCAGGGCGTCGTCGCCGTCGGCCCCCGCGTCCTGCTCGACTAG
- a CDS encoding glutamate ABC transporter substrate-binding protein, producing MSARGTWRSGGSAGRRAARVVTGGVLVAALAVSGACGVNDDDEARGDDGGSGRETASVVTGSDYVGIPEVSAVMPLPAGAVVTTESPTGLPQVSADESCDPLPSLRPDDATPEERVPRIRDRGRLIVGLDQGSNLFSFRDPATGQLTGFDVDLAREIARDIFGDPGQVEFRSLTSANRIEALENNQVDVVIRSMSITCARREVITFSVPYYRAYQRVLAVRGSGITEIEHLEGRRVCVAAGTTSASRLWDELDRLTVLSVNTWADCLVAIQQNQVDAITTDDAILVGITAQDPYLEIVGPQLNAEPYGVGIARSTPGNDTDGLVRQVNSTLERIRTDGTWNRMYSTWLSGLGPSPGMPAPTYVPEEPR from the coding sequence GTGAGCGCGCGGGGGACGTGGCGGTCCGGGGGGAGCGCCGGGCGTCGGGCCGCCCGCGTGGTGACCGGGGGTGTCCTGGTGGCCGCCCTGGCGGTCTCCGGTGCGTGTGGAGTCAACGACGACGACGAGGCGCGCGGTGACGACGGCGGGTCGGGCCGGGAGACGGCCTCGGTGGTGACCGGATCCGACTACGTCGGCATCCCCGAGGTCTCCGCCGTGATGCCGCTACCGGCCGGAGCGGTCGTGACGACAGAGAGTCCGACGGGGCTACCCCAGGTCTCGGCGGACGAATCCTGCGACCCGCTCCCGAGTCTGCGCCCCGATGACGCCACACCCGAGGAGCGCGTCCCCCGCATCCGGGATCGGGGGCGGTTGATCGTGGGCCTGGACCAGGGGTCCAACCTGTTCTCTTTCCGTGACCCGGCCACCGGTCAGCTCACCGGTTTCGACGTGGACCTGGCCCGGGAGATCGCCCGGGACATCTTCGGGGATCCCGGCCAGGTGGAGTTCCGGTCCCTGACCTCGGCCAACCGCATCGAGGCGTTGGAGAACAACCAGGTCGACGTGGTGATCCGGTCGATGTCCATCACCTGTGCGCGCCGGGAGGTGATCACCTTCTCCGTGCCGTACTACCGCGCCTACCAGCGGGTGTTGGCCGTGCGGGGCTCCGGGATCACCGAGATCGAACACCTCGAGGGTCGGCGGGTGTGCGTGGCGGCGGGAACCACGTCGGCCTCACGCCTGTGGGACGAGCTCGACCGGCTCACGGTGCTGTCGGTCAACACGTGGGCCGACTGCCTCGTGGCCATCCAACAGAACCAGGTGGACGCCATCACCACCGACGACGCCATCCTGGTGGGCATCACCGCCCAGGATCCCTACCTGGAGATCGTCGGCCCGCAGCTCAACGCGGAGCCGTACGGGGTGGGAATCGCCAGGTCGACTCCCGGGAACGACACGGACGGTCTGGTCCGGCAGGTCAACTCGACGCTCGAGCGGATCCGAACCGATGGAACGTGGAACCGGATGTACTCCACCTGGCTCTCCGGACTGGGCCCGAGCCCCGGGATGCCCGCGCCGACCTACGTGCCGGAGGAACCGCGATGA